Within the bacterium genome, the region GGACACAGGAACATCACCTCGTCCCCCGGCACGACCTGCGAGACCAGGGGCGCGATTCCGAGCAGATCGTGCGCGCTCGCCCCGAAGCCGTGGAGCGCCAGGATGGTCGGGAAGGGGCCCGACCCAGCGGGGATGTGCGCGGTGTGCATCAGCTCCATGAATCCGGTTCTTCCTTCTCTTTTGGCCAGCTGGCCAAGCCTCGCCCCCCTCCACGCCTGCGAGCGAAGGATATTCGAAGCCCTGCGGCGCGGAGGGTACAGGGCTTCGGGGCCCGTGCTATCCCTGCGACCCGCCGGCGGAAAGGCCGGCGTCGTACTCGAGAAAGATCGCCCATGAGCAACGCATCCACACCGAAGAGTCTCTTCCAGAAGGTCTGGGACGCCCACACCGTCCGCGAGCTGCCCTCGGGCCAGACCCAGCTCTTCATCGGCACCCATCTGATCCACGAGGTCACCAGCCCGCAGGCCTTCGCGATGATCCGCGAGCTCGGCGTGCCGGTCCGGTTCCCGAACCGGACCTTCGCGACCGTCGATCACATCATCCCGACCGACGACCAGAGCCGCCCGTTCTCGGACGAGCTGGCCGAGGCGATGATGACCGAGATCGAGCGCAACTGTCGCGACCACGGCATCCAGTTCTTCGGCCCCGAGTCCGGCGCCCAGGGCATCGTCCACGTGATCGGACCCGAGCTCGGCCTGACCCAGCCCGGCATGACGATCGCCTGCGGCGACTCGCACACCGCCACCCACGGCGCCTTCGGCGCGATCGCCTTCGGGATCGGCACGAGCCAGGTCCGCGACCTGCTCGCGACCCAGACGATGGCGATGGCCCCGCTCAAGGTGCGTCGCGTCGAGGTGACCGGCGAGCTCCGGCCCGGCGTGTTCGCGAAGGACGTGATCCTGGCGATCATCCGCGAGCTCGGCGTGAACGGCGGCGTCGGCTACGCCTACGAGTACGCGGGCGAGGTCTTCGACCGGATGACCATGGAAGAGCGGATGACCGTCTGCAACATGGCGATCGAGGGCGGCGCGCGCTGCGGCTACGTGAATCCCGACCAGACGACGATCGAATATCTCCGCGGCCGACGCTTCGCGCCGCCGGCGGACGAGTTCGACGCGAAGGCCGCCGAGTGGCTCGCGCTCGCCAGCGACCCCGGCTGTCACTACGACGACGTCGTCACGATCGACGGCGGGGAGATCGAGCCCTCGGTCACCTGGGGCATCCACCCCGGACACAACCTCGGCGTCACGGAAGCGATCCCCGGACCGGCCGAGGTCGACGACGAGGACCGCGCCGGCGTCGAAGAGGCGCTCGAGTACATGGACTTCGCCGCGGGTTCCAGCATCTCGGGCATCCCGATCGACGTCGCCTTCATCGGCTCGTGCACCAACGGC harbors:
- the leuC gene encoding 3-isopropylmalate dehydratase large subunit produces the protein MSNASTPKSLFQKVWDAHTVRELPSGQTQLFIGTHLIHEVTSPQAFAMIRELGVPVRFPNRTFATVDHIIPTDDQSRPFSDELAEAMMTEIERNCRDHGIQFFGPESGAQGIVHVIGPELGLTQPGMTIACGDSHTATHGAFGAIAFGIGTSQVRDLLATQTMAMAPLKVRRVEVTGELRPGVFAKDVILAIIRELGVNGGVGYAYEYAGEVFDRMTMEERMTVCNMAIEGGARCGYVNPDQTTIEYLRGRRFAPPADEFDAKAAEWLALASDPGCHYDDVVTIDGGEIEPSVTWGIHPGHNLGVTEAIPGPAEVDDEDRAGVEEALEYMDFAAGSSISGIPIDVAFIGSCTNGRISDLREAAKVAKTGKVKDGVRALVVPGSVAVQKQAEEEGLPAIFTAAGFQWREPGCSMCLAMNPDKLQGREVCASSSNRNFKGRQGSPSGRTLLMSPAMVAAAAIAGEVVDVRNVQTEE